One part of the Actinomyces howellii genome encodes these proteins:
- the glpK gene encoding glycerol kinase GlpK, whose translation MTDKTYVLAIDQGTTSSRAILFNHDGEIVAVDQKEHAQILPRAGWVEHDALEIWRNTRDVVAGVLSAAEINRHEIASVGITNQRESVVVWDRTTGEPVHNVIVWQDTRTQRICDRLAASAPGASAEAPDYDRYKDRVGLGLATYFAGPKVAWILENVEGARERAEAGDLLLGTMDTWVLWNMTGGVDGGVHATDVTNASRTMLMNIDTLDWNPEICADMGIPVSMLPEIKPSSGVFGYGRKNGLLVDTPISGILGDQQAATFGQACFEVGQAKNTYGTGCFMLMNTGTTPVRSANGLLTTVAYQIGDAPAVYALEGSIAVAGSLVQWLRDNLGLITESKDVEELARSVEDNGGAYFVPAFSGLFAPYWRPDARGALVGLTRYVNKGHIARAVEEATAFQTREVLEAMNRDAAASGSPGATLTELKVDGGMTRDELLMQFQADQVGVPVVRPQVAETTALGAAYAAGIAVGFWSGTQDVVDNWAEGKRWLPQMDLDERERLFRNWKKAVTRTLDWVDEDVVE comes from the coding sequence ATGACCGACAAGACCTACGTCCTGGCCATCGACCAGGGCACGACCTCCTCGAGGGCGATCCTGTTCAACCACGACGGCGAGATCGTCGCGGTCGACCAGAAGGAGCACGCCCAGATCCTTCCGCGGGCCGGCTGGGTCGAGCACGACGCCCTGGAGATCTGGCGCAACACCCGCGACGTCGTCGCCGGGGTCCTCTCGGCCGCGGAGATCAACCGCCACGAGATCGCCTCGGTGGGCATCACGAACCAGCGTGAGAGCGTCGTCGTGTGGGACCGCACCACCGGTGAGCCGGTGCACAACGTCATCGTCTGGCAGGACACCCGCACCCAGCGGATCTGTGACCGGCTGGCCGCCTCGGCGCCGGGGGCCAGCGCCGAGGCCCCCGACTACGACCGCTACAAGGACCGGGTGGGGCTGGGCCTGGCGACCTACTTCGCCGGGCCGAAGGTCGCCTGGATCCTGGAGAACGTCGAGGGGGCCCGTGAGCGCGCCGAGGCCGGCGACCTGCTCCTGGGCACGATGGACACCTGGGTGCTGTGGAACATGACCGGCGGGGTCGACGGCGGGGTGCACGCCACCGACGTGACCAACGCCAGCCGCACGATGCTCATGAACATCGACACCCTGGACTGGAACCCCGAGATCTGCGCCGACATGGGCATCCCCGTCTCGATGCTCCCGGAGATCAAGCCCTCCTCGGGGGTCTTCGGGTACGGGCGCAAGAACGGCCTGCTCGTCGACACCCCGATCTCCGGGATCCTGGGCGACCAGCAGGCGGCGACCTTCGGGCAGGCCTGCTTCGAGGTCGGCCAGGCCAAGAACACCTACGGCACCGGCTGCTTCATGCTCATGAACACCGGGACGACCCCGGTGCGCTCGGCCAACGGGCTGCTGACGACGGTGGCCTACCAGATCGGGGACGCCCCGGCGGTCTACGCCCTCGAGGGGTCGATCGCGGTGGCGGGCTCCCTCGTGCAGTGGCTGCGTGACAACCTCGGTCTCATCACCGAGTCCAAGGACGTCGAGGAGCTGGCGCGCTCGGTGGAGGACAACGGCGGGGCCTACTTCGTGCCGGCCTTCTCCGGCCTGTTCGCCCCCTACTGGCGGCCCGACGCCCGCGGGGCCCTCGTGGGCCTGACCCGCTACGTCAACAAGGGCCACATCGCCCGGGCCGTCGAGGAGGCCACGGCCTTCCAGACCCGCGAGGTCCTCGAGGCGATGAACCGCGACGCCGCCGCCTCGGGCTCCCCGGGTGCGACCCTCACCGAGCTCAAGGTCGACGGGGGGATGACCCGCGACGAGCTGCTCATGCAGTTCCAGGCCGACCAGGTCGGCGTCCCGGTCGTCCGCCCGCAGGTCGCCGAGACCACCGCGCTGGGGGCGGCCTACGCCGCGGGCATCGCCGTGGGCTTCTGGTCGGGGACCCAGGACGTCGTCGACAACTGGGCCGAGGGCAAGCGGTGGCTGCCGCAGATGGACCTCGACGAGCGCGAGCGGCTCTTCCGCAACTGGAAGAAGGCCGTGACCCGCACCCTGGACTGGGTGGACGAGGACGTCGTCGAGTAG
- a CDS encoding metal-sensitive transcriptional regulator, which yields MTVHLDPTDLRPTVTRLKRARGQLDAVIRMLEEGEDCEAVVTQIAAVSKAVERAGYAVIATGMRTCYAQDPSGRSVDPARLEKMFLSLS from the coding sequence ATGACCGTCCATCTCGACCCCACCGACCTGCGCCCCACCGTCACCCGGCTCAAGCGCGCCCGCGGCCAGCTCGACGCGGTCATCCGCATGCTCGAGGAGGGAGAGGACTGCGAGGCCGTCGTCACGCAGATCGCCGCGGTGTCCAAGGCCGTGGAGCGGGCCGGCTACGCCGTCATCGCCACCGGCATGCGCACCTGCTACGCCCAGGACCCCAGCGGACGGAGCGTCGACCCCGCACGCCTGGAGAAGATGTTCCTCTCCCTGTCCTGA
- a CDS encoding FAD-dependent oxidoreductase has product MPETSSPTGPAETAGRPLAPERREDQVPAPSPRRVIVIGGVAAGMSAATRLRRLEESARITVLERGDHVSFANCGLPYYVGGVITERDSLLLQTPASLAARFNLDVRVRTEALSIDRAARTVRVRSTAADGTPTEEDLPYDALVLAPGARPVLPPVPGIERALSLRSVADADALLAAVATGGPDGGPARSAVVLGAGFIGLEVAENLHRRKLSVTLVELADQVLPPLDPEMAAPVAARLREAGIEVRTGTSLSRVEAHEAVLTDGTRLPADLVVVAVGVRPDTALAAEAGLEVDERGGVVVDDEQRTSDPRIWAAGDAALKRSALDGEPTLIALAQPANRHGRVVADSILGRRPQAAPGIGTAIVGVLGLEVAMTGWSEKRARAAGLDVVVVHTHPADHATYYPGSASMSLKLVLEAGSGRILGAQGLGEAGVDKRIDVVATAIRAGLNGPDLADLELAYAPQYGAAKDPVIMLGLVADNVLSGLTPTIQWHELAQARQAGGVLVDVRSTAEFARGHIPGALNVPVDELRERLAELPRDRPLIMSCQVGARGHLAVRLALQHGLQAANLDGGYRTWSAAHGPGVLGPEQGEDRA; this is encoded by the coding sequence GTGCCTGAGACGAGCTCCCCCACCGGGCCGGCCGAGACCGCCGGCCGCCCCCTGGCCCCGGAGCGGCGCGAGGATCAGGTCCCCGCCCCCTCCCCACGGCGCGTCATCGTCATCGGCGGCGTCGCCGCAGGCATGAGCGCCGCCACGCGCCTGCGCCGCCTCGAGGAGTCCGCACGCATCACCGTGCTCGAGCGCGGTGACCACGTGTCCTTCGCCAACTGCGGCCTGCCCTACTACGTCGGTGGCGTCATCACCGAGCGCGACAGCCTGCTCCTGCAGACCCCCGCCAGCCTGGCGGCGCGCTTCAACCTCGACGTGCGCGTGCGCACCGAGGCGCTGAGCATCGACCGCGCCGCGCGCACCGTCCGCGTGCGCTCCACCGCCGCGGACGGGACGCCGACCGAGGAGGACCTGCCCTACGACGCTCTCGTCCTGGCCCCCGGGGCACGACCCGTCCTGCCCCCGGTCCCCGGCATCGAACGGGCCCTGAGCCTGCGCTCGGTCGCCGACGCCGACGCCCTCCTGGCCGCCGTGGCCACCGGCGGTCCCGATGGCGGCCCGGCGCGCAGCGCCGTCGTCCTGGGAGCTGGCTTCATCGGCCTCGAGGTCGCCGAGAACCTCCACCGGCGGAAGCTGTCCGTCACCCTCGTCGAGCTCGCCGACCAGGTCCTGCCGCCGCTCGACCCCGAGATGGCCGCCCCGGTGGCCGCCCGCCTGCGCGAGGCGGGGATCGAGGTACGCACAGGCACCTCGCTCAGCCGGGTCGAGGCGCACGAGGCCGTCCTGACCGACGGCACCCGCCTGCCCGCCGACCTCGTCGTCGTGGCCGTCGGGGTGCGACCCGACACCGCCCTGGCCGCCGAGGCAGGCCTCGAGGTCGACGAGCGCGGGGGCGTCGTCGTCGACGACGAGCAGCGCACGAGCGACCCGCGCATCTGGGCCGCCGGCGACGCCGCGCTCAAGCGCAGCGCCCTGGACGGTGAGCCGACGCTCATCGCCCTGGCCCAGCCCGCCAACCGGCACGGGCGGGTCGTGGCTGACTCGATCCTGGGACGGCGCCCCCAGGCCGCCCCCGGGATCGGCACCGCGATCGTCGGGGTCCTCGGCCTCGAGGTCGCCATGACGGGGTGGAGCGAGAAGCGAGCCCGCGCTGCCGGGCTTGACGTCGTCGTCGTCCACACCCACCCGGCCGACCACGCCACCTACTACCCCGGGTCCGCCTCGATGAGCCTCAAGCTCGTCCTCGAGGCAGGCAGCGGGAGGATCCTGGGAGCCCAGGGCCTGGGCGAGGCCGGGGTCGACAAGCGCATCGACGTCGTGGCCACCGCGATCCGAGCCGGACTGAACGGCCCTGACCTGGCCGACCTCGAGCTCGCCTACGCCCCGCAGTACGGGGCCGCCAAGGACCCGGTCATCATGCTCGGCCTCGTGGCCGACAACGTCCTGTCGGGCCTGACCCCCACCATCCAGTGGCACGAGCTGGCCCAGGCCCGCCAGGCCGGCGGGGTGCTCGTCGACGTGCGCAGCACCGCCGAGTTCGCCCGAGGCCACATCCCCGGGGCGCTCAACGTCCCGGTCGACGAGCTGCGTGAGCGCCTGGCCGAGCTGCCCCGGGACAGGCCCCTCATCATGAGCTGCCAGGTCGGCGCGCGCGGGCACCTCGCCGTGCGCCTCGCCCTCCAGCACGGGCTCCAGGCCGCCAACCTCGACGGCGGCTACCGCACCTGGTCGGCCGCCCACGGCCCCGGTGTCCTGGGACCTGAGCAGGGAGAGGACCGGGCATGA